In the Nocardioides panaciterrulae genome, GAGGTCTGGTCCACGACCGCACCCGCGGGCGTGACCGTGGTCACCGCGACGGTGAAGGTGCCGGCGTCGGCGCCGAAGCAGGACTGCGGGATCCTGATCGTCACCATGCCGTTGCGACCCGAGGAGACCGCGGCGTGCAGGCGCTGGCAGTCCACCGGCGTCGCCACGGTCGTGGTCGGGTCGGTGGCGTCGGGCGCGCTGGTCTCGAGCGTCGCGCCGACCCGGTGGCCGTGACCGCTCTCGACGGTGCGCGCCACGTAGGTGGCGGCGCCCTCGGTGGCCGAGGTCAGCGTGGCCACCACATGGGTGCGGCCGGCCGAGGCCTTCTTCAGCTTGGTCTGGATCGTCAGCGCCTTGCCGGTGTTGCGGACCGTGACCTTGGTGATGTCGCCGGCGGGCGCGGCGTCACCGGCCTTGTCCTTGACCGAGTCGCTGTCGGCCCAGGCGCCACCGGCAGTGAGGACCAGCGAGCCGGTCAGCAGGCCGGCGGCGAGCAGGGTGGAAGGGTGCATGTGGGGAACCTCCGCGAGATGAGTGCCGCCCCCGTTCGGCGGTGGGTCGGACTGGTCGGCGCCGGAGCGCCCGGCCCGGTATCGACCGGGCTCTCCCCATGTCTTCGGCACGCCGAGGTCAGGACTGAAGGGCCAGCGCCAGCGGAAGCACCTCGGTGGCCCCCGCGCGGCGCACCGCCCGCGCCGCCATCGTGAGGGTCCAGCCGGTGACCACCAGGTCGTCGACCAGCAGCACCGGCCCGGCGGGCATGGCGCCGACCAGGTTGAAGCGGCGGCCCACCGCCGCGACCCGCTGGGCGGAGTTCATCGCGCCCTGGCCGGGCCCGACGGACGGGTCGACGATCGCGAACCGGCCGGCCACCGGCACCCGCAGGTAGCGGGAGAGGCCGTCGGCCAGGTCGGCGGTCAGCTGCGGCCGGGTCGCCGACTCCACCACCGCGATGCCCTCGACCCGGGGCTGCCAGTCGCCGAGCACCTCGACCACCGCCCGCACCAGCGGCACCGGAACCGGCCCGTCCTCGGCGTCCGGGCGGAACAGCGCGCGCAGCGCGGGCCCGTGCCCGAGGTCGGTGAGCCGGGCGACCGCGCGGCCCTCGGCCGCCGCCTCGGTGATCTTGCCGCGCAGGTCCACCCCGAGGTTGGCAAGCGCGGTCGGCCACATCTTCCGCGGCTCCACGACCACGCCCGGCCGGGCCAGCCGGGCGCCCGCCTCCTCGACGGCCGCCGCGGAGACGTCGGTGGACAGCTCGAGGCCGCCGCAGTTGTCGCAGCGCCCGCACGGCTGCGCGGCCGGGTCGTCGAGCTGGTCGCGCAGGAACGCCATCCGGCACCGGTCGGTGTCGAGGTAGTCCAGCATCGCCTGCTGCTCCCGGGACCGGGACTCGGCCACCCGGCGGTAGCGCGGCTCGTCGTACACCCACTCCTGGCCGGTCGCCTCCCAGCCGCCGCGGACCCGGCGGACCGCGCCGTCGACGTCGAGCACCTTGAGCATCGTCTCCAGCCGGGTGCGGTTCAGCTCGACCCTCGTCTCCAGGGCGGCGGTGCTCATCGGCCGGCCCTCCTCGGCCAGCACCTGCAGCGTCTGGCGGACCAGCTCCTCGCGCGGGAAGGCCAGCGAGCCGAAGTAGGCCCAGATGTCGCGGTCCTCGGTCGAGGGCAGCAGCACGACGGTGGCCTCGTCGATGCCGCGCCCGGCGCGGCCGACCTGTTGGTAGTAGGCGACCGGGGAGGACGGCGCTCCCATGTTGACGACGAAGCCGAGGGTGGCGTCGAAGCCCATGCCGAGCGCGCTGGTGGCCACCAGCGCCTTGACCCGCCCGGCCGCGAGGTCCTGCTCCAGCGCGTGCCGCTCGGTGGTCTCGGTCTGGCCGGAGTACGCCGCGACGTGGTGCCCGCGCGAGCGCAGGTAGTCGGCGATCTCCTGGGTGGCGGCCACCGTGAGGCAGTAGATGATCCCGGAGCCCGGCTGCTCGGCGAGGTGGTCGGCGAGCCAGGCCAGCCGCTGCTCGGCGGTCTTGAGCCGGACCACGCCGAGCCGCAGCGACTCCCGGTCGAGGGAGCCGCGCAGCACCAGCACCTCGTCGTGCTCGGCGTGGCCCTGGGCCACGGCGCGCGAGACGCCCAGCTGCTCGGCCACGTCGGCGGTGACCCGGGCGTTGGCGGTCGCGGTCGTGGCCAGCACCGGGATGCCGGCCGGAAGGTCGGCCAGGAGCGTGCGGATCCGTCGGTAGTCGGGACGGAAGTCGTGGCCCCAGTCGGAGATGCAGTGCGCCTCGTCGACCACCAGCAGGCCGCAGGTGGCCGCCAGCCGGGGCAGCACCTGGTCGCGGAAGCCGGGGTTGTTCAGCCGCTCGGGACTGACGAGCAGCACGTCCACGTCGCTGGCGCGGATCGCCTCCTGGACCGGCTCCCACTCCTCGGTGTTGGTGGAGTTGATGGTGACCGCGCGGATGCCGGCCCGCTCGGCGGCCGCGATCTGGTTGCGCATCAGGGCCAGCAGCGGCGACACGATCACGGTCGGCCCGGCGCCGGCCTCACGCAGCAGCAGCGTGGCGACGAAGTACACCGCGGACTTGCCCCAGCCGGTCTTCTGCACGACCAGGGCCCGGCGCCGGTCGACGGCCAGCGCCTCGATCGCGGTCCACTGGTCCTCGCGCAGCCGGGCCTCGGCGCGCCCCTCACGGACACCGACCAGCGCCCGCAGGTGCGCCTCGGCGCGCTCGCGGGCCTGCTCACGGGTCAGCTCGGGGCGCTGCTCGGGGGCCTGCTCGTGGACGGGGCTCGACGGCGGGGTCATGGCGCCCTGTCTACCAGCGGGCGGCGACACCGGCCGCGGCCCCTCCACGGGCGGGACCCCGACCGGTCGGGGGCCCCTCAGGCCGCGGGCCCGCGACCGCGGACGTCGGCGACCGACTCCATGGCCTGCCGCAGCTCGGCCAGCCAGTCACCCTCGTGCTGCCCGACCAGCCGCACGCACCAGGCCAGCGCGTCGGAGCGGGACTTGGCCACGCCGGCGTCGACCAGCGTGTCCAGCACCATGCGCTGCGGCTGGCGCAGCCGGGTCATCACCGGCGCGGCGACGTGGGTCCACAGCTCCTCGCGCTCGCCGACCCGGACACCCCAGGAGACCTTGCGCTCGAACCGGTGCTCGGCCTCGCGCGCGATCTCCATCCGGCGCTCCCGGGTGTCCTCCCGGAACGCCCGGGACCGGCCGGCCCGCGCCTCGGCCAGCTCGACCTCGGAGACGTCCTCGCCCGCCGGCACGTCGGCCACGGTCAGCAGCACCGTGACCTCCTCGCGGTCCACCGTCACCCGGGGCCGCTCGACCATCCACTCCTCGGGCAGGCGGCCGGTGAACCAGCCACGGACCCGCTCCACACTCTCGCTCGTAATCATGTAATCAGTATTACTCCGCAACGCAAGGCCGGGCCTGGCCCGCCCCGGCCTGCTCGCGGGGCGGGCTCAGGGCCCGGAGGCGGCTAAACCCTGACCCACTGGACGAGACCGTGGACGTGGGCGAGCGCTGCCTGAAGGGCAGGTGTCACGGCGAGGGCGGGGGCGACGCGGAAGTGTTCGTGATCATCGCGTCGAGCGCAGCGTGGGCTGGCTCCTCTCTGCAGCCGTCAAGCGGTGATAGCGGCGTTGATTCTGTCGACCAGCGTGCGGC is a window encoding:
- a CDS encoding RecQ family ATP-dependent DNA helicase, producing the protein MTPPSSPVHEQAPEQRPELTREQARERAEAHLRALVGVREGRAEARLREDQWTAIEALAVDRRRALVVQKTGWGKSAVYFVATLLLREAGAGPTVIVSPLLALMRNQIAAAERAGIRAVTINSTNTEEWEPVQEAIRASDVDVLLVSPERLNNPGFRDQVLPRLAATCGLLVVDEAHCISDWGHDFRPDYRRIRTLLADLPAGIPVLATTATANARVTADVAEQLGVSRAVAQGHAEHDEVLVLRGSLDRESLRLGVVRLKTAEQRLAWLADHLAEQPGSGIIYCLTVAATQEIADYLRSRGHHVAAYSGQTETTERHALEQDLAAGRVKALVATSALGMGFDATLGFVVNMGAPSSPVAYYQQVGRAGRGIDEATVVLLPSTEDRDIWAYFGSLAFPREELVRQTLQVLAEEGRPMSTAALETRVELNRTRLETMLKVLDVDGAVRRVRGGWEATGQEWVYDEPRYRRVAESRSREQQAMLDYLDTDRCRMAFLRDQLDDPAAQPCGRCDNCGGLELSTDVSAAAVEEAGARLARPGVVVEPRKMWPTALANLGVDLRGKITEAAAEGRAVARLTDLGHGPALRALFRPDAEDGPVPVPLVRAVVEVLGDWQPRVEGIAVVESATRPQLTADLADGLSRYLRVPVAGRFAIVDPSVGPGQGAMNSAQRVAAVGRRFNLVGAMPAGPVLLVDDLVVTGWTLTMAARAVRRAGATEVLPLALALQS